A section of the Flavobacteriales bacterium genome encodes:
- a CDS encoding transketolase, with the protein MARKTDLTEELTLEEVKQEILRDYELCVTSREASLIGRKEVLGGKAKFGIFGDGKELAQVCMAKQFRNGDWRSGYYRDMTFMFAIGELTVQQWFAQLYAHADVNADPSSAGRSMNGHFATRSLDDHGAWKDLMAQPNSSPDISPTAGQMPRLLGLAQASKVFRHDPALHALTHLTDQGNEVAFGTIGDASTSEGHFWETMNAACVLQVPLAMSVWDDGWGISVSKAHQTTKGSISRALTGFEKEEDGNGLRIYRTKGWDYAHLNRTYEKAIALCRSEHVPCLIHVEEVTQPQGHSTSGSHERYKSGVSDWIRDKDGTPLQEVPLLDWYKVYDCNVKFREWILGFRPGGEVLATADELDAIEVRAKAEARAAQKAAWKAFQEEILAERDAVLPLIEAVDPALAQGLRSEMNPGRKEVLSAARRALLVGQASLPEHDQLRRWVDRALDDNAARYGSHLYQEGAGSCLNVAEVPATFAPDAPEVDGRVIIRDNFAALFEREPRLLTFGEDTGKIGDVNQGMEGMQARFGEQRVADTGIREATILGQGIGMALRGLRPVAEIQYLDYLLYCLQGMSDDLATVHWRTKGGQKCPLIIRTRGHRLEGVWHSGSPMGMILHSVRGIVVCTPRTMQQAAGMYNTLLQADDPALVIECLNGYRSKERMPANLGAFTVPIGIAEVVREGRDLTLLSYGSTFTLCAKACDTLAELGIHVELIDARTLLPFDRTGLCVESLRKTNRLLVVDEDVPGGASATLLREVLEVQGGYRWLDAAPATLTAKAHRPAYGSDGDYFSKPSIEDIVEKVVGMVRE; encoded by the coding sequence ATGGCCCGCAAGACCGACCTGACCGAAGAGCTGACCCTGGAGGAGGTGAAGCAGGAGATCCTGCGCGACTATGAACTCTGCGTAACGAGCCGTGAGGCCAGCCTGATCGGCCGCAAGGAAGTGCTGGGCGGCAAGGCCAAGTTCGGCATCTTCGGCGATGGCAAGGAGCTGGCGCAGGTGTGCATGGCCAAGCAGTTCCGCAACGGCGACTGGCGCAGCGGCTACTACCGCGACATGACCTTCATGTTCGCCATCGGCGAGCTCACCGTGCAGCAGTGGTTCGCCCAGCTCTACGCCCACGCCGATGTGAACGCGGACCCCAGCAGCGCCGGCCGCAGCATGAACGGCCACTTCGCCACGCGCAGCCTCGACGACCACGGCGCGTGGAAGGACCTGATGGCGCAGCCCAACTCATCGCCCGACATCTCCCCCACCGCCGGACAGATGCCGCGCCTGCTGGGCCTGGCGCAGGCCAGCAAGGTGTTCCGCCACGACCCCGCCTTGCACGCCCTCACCCACCTCACCGACCAGGGCAACGAGGTGGCCTTCGGCACCATTGGCGACGCCAGCACCAGCGAGGGCCACTTCTGGGAGACGATGAACGCCGCCTGCGTGCTGCAGGTCCCCCTGGCCATGAGCGTGTGGGACGATGGCTGGGGCATCAGCGTCAGCAAGGCGCACCAGACCACCAAGGGCAGCATCAGCAGGGCCCTGACCGGGTTCGAGAAGGAGGAGGACGGCAACGGCCTGCGCATCTACCGCACCAAGGGCTGGGACTATGCCCACCTGAACAGGACCTACGAGAAGGCCATCGCGCTGTGCCGCTCGGAGCACGTGCCCTGCCTGATCCACGTGGAGGAGGTGACGCAGCCGCAGGGTCACAGCACCAGCGGCAGCCACGAGCGCTACAAGAGCGGCGTGAGCGACTGGATCCGCGACAAGGACGGCACGCCGCTGCAGGAGGTGCCGCTGCTCGATTGGTACAAGGTGTACGACTGCAACGTGAAGTTCCGCGAGTGGATCCTGGGCTTCCGCCCCGGCGGCGAGGTGCTGGCCACTGCGGATGAGCTGGACGCCATCGAGGTGCGCGCCAAGGCCGAGGCCCGCGCGGCGCAGAAGGCGGCGTGGAAGGCCTTCCAGGAGGAGATCCTGGCCGAGCGCGATGCCGTGCTGCCGCTGATCGAAGCCGTGGACCCCGCCCTGGCCCAGGGCCTGCGCAGCGAGATGAACCCCGGCCGCAAGGAAGTGCTCAGCGCCGCCCGCCGCGCCCTGCTGGTCGGGCAGGCATCCCTGCCTGAACACGACCAGCTCCGCCGCTGGGTGGACCGCGCCCTCGACGACAACGCAGCGCGCTACGGCAGCCACCTCTACCAGGAGGGCGCCGGCAGCTGCCTGAACGTGGCGGAGGTGCCCGCGACGTTCGCACCCGACGCGCCGGAGGTGGACGGCCGCGTCATCATCCGGGACAACTTCGCCGCGCTCTTCGAGCGTGAACCGCGCCTGCTCACCTTCGGGGAGGACACCGGCAAGATCGGCGACGTCAACCAGGGCATGGAGGGCATGCAGGCGCGCTTCGGCGAGCAGCGCGTGGCGGACACCGGCATCCGCGAAGCCACCATCCTGGGCCAGGGCATCGGCATGGCGCTGCGCGGGCTGCGCCCCGTGGCGGAGATCCAGTACCTGGACTACCTGCTCTACTGCCTGCAGGGCATGAGCGACGACCTGGCCACGGTGCACTGGCGCACCAAGGGCGGCCAGAAGTGCCCGCTGATCATCCGCACGCGCGGCCACCGGCTGGAGGGCGTGTGGCACAGCGGCAGTCCCATGGGCATGATCCTGCACAGCGTGCGCGGCATCGTGGTGTGCACCCCGCGCACCATGCAGCAGGCCGCCGGTATGTATAACACGCTGCTGCAGGCCGACGACCCCGCGCTGGTGATCGAGTGCCTCAACGGCTACCGCAGCAAGGAGCGGATGCCCGCCAACCTCGGCGCCTTCACCGTGCCCATCGGCATCGCCGAGGTGGTGCGCGAAGGCCGCGATCTCACCCTGCTGAGCTACGGCAGCACCTTCACCCTGTGCGCCAAGGCCTGCGACACGCTCGCGGAGCTGGGCATCCACGTGGAGCTCATCGATGCGCGCACCCTGCTCCCTTTCGACCGTACGGGGCTGTGCGTGGAGAGCCTGCGCAAGACCAACCGCCTGTTGGTGGTGGACGAGGACGTGCCCGGCGGCGCCAGCGCCACCCTGCTGCGCGAGGTCCTGGAGGTGCAGGGCGGCTACCGCTGGCTCGATGCCGCACCCGCCACGCTCACCGCCAAGGCCCACCGCCCCGCCTACGGCAGCGATGGCGACTACTTCAGCAAGCCCAGCATCGAGGACATCGTGGAGAAGGTGGTGGGGATGGTGAGGGAGTGA
- a CDS encoding DUF4160 domain-containing protein has translation MRSRTLRASGSSSARSNDEPPHIHVERGEGSAKWWLTPEPRLVYSLGFKVGEQRKIERLVNIHQPELLQAWTHYFGH, from the coding sequence GTGCGATCAAGGACATTGAGGGCTTCCGGTTCTTCTTCAGCAAGGAGTAATGATGAACCGCCCCACATCCACGTGGAGCGAGGTGAAGGATCGGCCAAATGGTGGCTCACCCCGGAACCGAGGTTGGTATATTCGCTGGGCTTCAAGGTCGGTGAGCAACGGAAGATCGAACGGCTCGTCAACATCCATCAACCTGAGCTCCTCCAAGCGTGGACGCACTACTTCGGCCATTAG
- a CDS encoding DUF2442 domain-containing protein, with translation MDPIERMILREGLRIADVHPYKKLDLLAIVLNSGDVLQARLSDLGTLHKATETQLRQWRLIGGGIGIHWEALDEDLSLRGFIRDSAQQEALRRLSVQHRPRSKRTTA, from the coding sequence ATGGACCCGATCGAGCGCATGATCCTGCGTGAAGGCCTACGCATCGCCGATGTGCATCCGTACAAGAAGCTCGACCTGCTCGCCATCGTCCTCAACAGCGGGGATGTGCTGCAGGCACGGCTCTCCGACCTCGGGACGCTGCACAAGGCCACCGAGACCCAGTTGCGCCAATGGCGCCTCATCGGCGGGGGCATCGGTATCCATTGGGAGGCCTTGGATGAGGACCTCAGCCTGCGGGGGTTCATCCGCGACAGTGCCCAACAGGAGGCCCTGCGGCGACTTTCGGTCCAGCACCGACCGCGCTCGAAGAGGACCACTGCATGA
- a CDS encoding DUF4365 domain-containing protein encodes MSQSLTMNARFNATEHIGLYEVGLIFLRDIGWIYRQQPSADVGMDALVEEAVGSNPTGRFLMVQVKSGEGNVRVTKNEFVYSMSGVHYEYYLQVEMPVILVLYSPSKKIAWWNVVNRTTVVRAGAGWKLRINKLRQLNSTSLDELTTILEEFATGRRTARTTDYPERSVEELSADAGQIGECTEPLSEIVNAQREFSQSIRIITSNFALYNNRRLNINSPEIRNALSKTNRQLLKFANRITKNSRNFSTHFTKSVSAVEVIILLFGDRPEIWTQYPILLPAMKRLRDSLDKSIPEAEGLLHALEALDTKFNQLLTGRLRSIAAIDALISDLRDSRSLIMKSVLLVESKLIVPTGYLPHDPEV; translated from the coding sequence GTGAGCCAATCACTGACGATGAACGCTCGTTTTAATGCAACTGAACATATCGGATTGTATGAAGTCGGCCTGATTTTTCTCCGTGACATAGGTTGGATATATCGCCAACAGCCATCAGCAGATGTAGGTATGGACGCCCTAGTCGAGGAGGCAGTTGGCTCTAACCCAACGGGTCGCTTCTTGATGGTACAAGTGAAAAGTGGCGAAGGAAATGTTCGCGTAACGAAGAATGAGTTCGTCTACTCAATGAGTGGTGTACACTATGAATACTATCTACAAGTGGAGATGCCAGTTATTCTTGTTCTTTACTCACCCAGCAAAAAAATCGCCTGGTGGAACGTGGTCAACCGGACTACCGTGGTTCGAGCTGGTGCAGGATGGAAGCTCCGAATCAATAAGTTGCGCCAACTCAATTCAACATCACTTGATGAGCTAACAACCATCCTTGAAGAGTTTGCTACAGGGAGACGAACTGCTCGAACTACAGATTATCCAGAGCGTAGCGTTGAAGAGCTTTCGGCTGATGCTGGTCAGATTGGAGAGTGTACTGAGCCCCTCAGTGAGATTGTCAATGCTCAAAGAGAGTTCAGTCAATCGATTAGAATAATCACAAGTAATTTTGCGCTTTATAACAATAGAAGACTTAATATTAATTCGCCCGAGATTCGAAATGCTCTTTCCAAAACGAATAGACAGCTGCTCAAATTCGCCAATCGAATTACAAAGAACTCCAGAAACTTTTCTACCCACTTCACAAAGTCGGTTTCAGCAGTCGAGGTCATAATATTACTCTTCGGAGATAGGCCTGAAATATGGACACAATATCCCATCCTTCTTCCAGCAATGAAGAGGCTAAGGGATTCGCTCGACAAGTCTATACCTGAGGCTGAGGGTCTTTTGCACGCTTTGGAAGCCCTTGATACAAAGTTTAACCAATTGCTCACCGGAAGATTACGGTCGATTGCTGCAATCGACGCCCTAATTTCTGACCTTCGTGACTCAAGATCACTCATCATGAAGTCGGTGCTCTTGGTAGAGTCTAAACTTATAGTGCCTACTGGGTATTTGCCTCATGACCCTGAGGTTTAA
- a CDS encoding T9SS type A sorting domain-containing protein: MAGSSCPPPSSIRFLWLVVLLSAVRGVSAQEAVLSGGGDGDQGGGSIAFSIGQPVVEPVEDPSGTCAPGVQQPVLDPSTGAAEQAGAGAVHLAPNPAGDEALLTLPPERVDGSTVHLFDATGRELRVLRIASTRTVIDLRGLATGPLVLELRQTGRHGHTLNLLHLEPR, translated from the coding sequence ATGGCCGGGAGTTCCTGTCCCCCTCCATCCTCGATCAGGTTCCTGTGGCTCGTTGTCCTGCTGTCGGCGGTCCGCGGCGTGTCCGCGCAAGAGGCGGTCCTGAGCGGCGGTGGCGATGGGGATCAAGGGGGCGGCTCCATCGCCTTCAGCATCGGGCAGCCGGTGGTCGAACCGGTGGAGGACCCTTCGGGGACCTGCGCGCCCGGTGTTCAACAGCCCGTTCTCGACCCGTCCACCGGAGCGGCGGAGCAGGCCGGGGCCGGTGCGGTCCACCTGGCCCCGAACCCGGCGGGTGATGAAGCGCTGCTGACCCTTCCACCGGAGCGTGTCGATGGATCCACCGTCCATCTGTTCGATGCCACCGGCAGGGAGCTGCGGGTGCTTCGGATCGCGTCGACGCGCACCGTGATCGATCTGCGTGGCCTTGCCACCGGCCCGCTCGTGCTTGAGCTCCGGCAAACCGGCAGGCACGGCCACACCCTGAACCTCCTCCATCTCGAGCCACGATGA